One stretch of Nocardia mangyaensis DNA includes these proteins:
- a CDS encoding KasA/KasB family beta-ketoacyl-ACP synthase, translated as MDETWSRLLRGESGIRALPDELLDEHDLPVRIGGALTASPDAQLTRVEQRRHSYVERLALVLGRQVWQAAGAPDVEGDRLAVAVGTGLGGGDALIDAVDAMRAGGYRKVSPLAVPMVMPNGAAATIGLDIGAQAGVFAPVSACSSGSEAIAHAWRLISTGEADVVVTGGVEGHIHAVPIAGFAMMRAMSTRNDEPTRASRPFERDRDGFVFGEAGALLVLESERHARARGAEIHARILGAGITSDAYHIVASDPAGVGAARAMRKAVRTAGLRDSDIDHVNAHATSTPIGDASEAAAITGVTPGASVYAPKSALGHSIGAVGALESVLTVLSLREQIVPPTLNYDNADPAIEMDVVAGSARRQRIDYALNNSFGFGGHNVALAFGRA; from the coding sequence ATGGACGAGACCTGGTCCCGGCTGCTGCGCGGCGAGAGCGGCATCCGCGCGCTGCCCGACGAACTCCTCGACGAACACGATCTGCCGGTCCGCATCGGCGGTGCGCTCACCGCGTCGCCAGATGCCCAGCTGACGCGCGTCGAACAGCGCAGACACTCCTACGTGGAGCGCCTGGCCCTCGTCCTGGGCAGGCAGGTGTGGCAGGCAGCGGGCGCACCCGATGTGGAAGGCGACCGACTCGCCGTCGCGGTCGGCACCGGACTCGGCGGCGGTGACGCGCTCATCGACGCCGTCGACGCGATGCGCGCGGGCGGCTACCGCAAGGTCTCGCCGCTGGCCGTCCCGATGGTGATGCCCAACGGCGCCGCCGCGACGATCGGGCTCGACATCGGTGCGCAGGCCGGTGTTTTCGCGCCGGTGTCGGCGTGCTCGTCGGGTTCGGAGGCCATCGCGCACGCCTGGCGGTTGATCAGCACCGGCGAGGCCGATGTAGTGGTGACCGGTGGCGTGGAGGGACACATCCACGCGGTGCCGATCGCGGGATTCGCGATGATGCGGGCGATGAGCACGCGCAACGACGAACCCACCCGCGCCTCACGGCCGTTCGAGCGCGATCGCGACGGCTTCGTCTTCGGCGAGGCGGGTGCGCTGCTCGTGCTCGAATCCGAACGCCATGCCAGGGCGCGCGGCGCCGAGATCCACGCGCGGATCCTCGGCGCGGGCATCACTTCCGACGCCTATCACATCGTCGCCTCCGATCCGGCCGGTGTCGGGGCCGCCCGTGCGATGCGCAAAGCCGTTCGTACAGCGGGACTTCGGGACAGCGACATCGACCATGTGAACGCGCACGCCACCTCGACGCCGATCGGTGACGCCTCCGAGGCCGCCGCCATCACCGGGGTGACACCGGGCGCCTCGGTCTATGCCCCGAAATCGGCGCTCGGACACTCGATCGGCGCGGTCGGCGCGCTCGAATCGGTGCTCACCGTGCTGAGTCTGCGCGAGCAGATCGTGCCGCCCACCCTGAACTACGACAACGCCGACCCGGCGATCGAGATGGATGTCGTCGCCGGGTCGGCGCGGCGGCAGCGGATCGACTACGCGCTCAACAATTCCTTCGGCTTCGGCGGCCACAATGTGGCACTGGCCTTCGGCCGGGCCTGA
- a CDS encoding TetR/AcrR family transcriptional regulator, protein MRRRGPLSITPVARVYRRAEESPVRRVDARTERWREHRVRVRIEFVDAAFRALDRFGPEVSMGDIAKEAGAAKPKLYRHFEDKTDLYNAIVDRLRDTLWERMLSGVNLTDDSIAELVHRAAAEYVAVVTEHPNVFRFMLHSHFSQQARETERALVAARQSARRAAEFFAGLLPTESIDVAGIELVNYSIFGAVASATDWWLGANQREVSVMPVERFIDYLAESISALAMAHARFNGITIDPSQPLRDAFAV, encoded by the coding sequence GTGCGGCGGCGCGGGCCGCTTAGTATTACGCCCGTGGCGCGTGTGTACCGGAGGGCAGAGGAGTCGCCGGTTCGTCGCGTCGACGCGCGGACCGAACGGTGGCGTGAGCACCGGGTACGGGTCCGGATCGAATTCGTCGACGCCGCGTTCCGCGCGCTCGACCGCTTCGGCCCCGAGGTCAGCATGGGCGACATCGCCAAGGAAGCCGGCGCGGCCAAGCCGAAGCTGTATCGCCATTTCGAGGACAAGACCGACCTCTACAACGCGATTGTCGACCGGCTACGCGACACCCTGTGGGAGCGAATGCTCAGCGGCGTGAACCTGACCGACGACTCGATCGCGGAACTGGTGCATCGCGCGGCCGCCGAGTACGTGGCCGTGGTGACCGAGCATCCGAACGTCTTCCGGTTCATGCTGCACAGCCATTTCAGCCAGCAGGCCCGCGAAACCGAACGGGCGCTCGTGGCCGCCCGCCAATCCGCCCGGCGCGCCGCCGAGTTCTTCGCCGGCCTGCTGCCGACGGAATCGATCGACGTGGCCGGGATCGAATTGGTGAACTACTCGATCTTCGGTGCGGTGGCCTCGGCCACGGACTGGTGGCTCGGCGCGAATCAGCGCGAGGTGTCGGTGATGCCGGTCGAGCGCTTCATCGACTATCTGGCCGAGAGCATCTCGGCACTGGCCATGGCGCACGCCCGCTTCAACGGCATCACGATCGATCCGTCGCAGCCACTACGCGACGCCTTCGCTGTGTAG
- a CDS encoding TetR/AcrR family transcriptional regulator, whose product MAYIAAHGLAELSLRPLAAALGTSSRMLIYYFETKEELLVQALATQRPDLAALFADVTEPGQMRERLIGFFDLNSVGTEGDSVRVLLQVLGAACAPGSPYQDYANAAIATFVTELAAALRRTGPAERAEVVATLLVSGLRGIIQDRVITGDRERTGLAARALIDAVLPVR is encoded by the coding sequence GTGGCCTACATCGCCGCGCACGGCCTGGCCGAGCTGTCGTTGCGCCCGCTGGCGGCCGCGCTCGGCACCAGCTCCCGGATGCTCATCTACTACTTCGAGACCAAGGAGGAACTGCTGGTCCAGGCGCTGGCCACGCAGCGGCCCGACCTCGCGGCGCTGTTCGCCGATGTGACGGAGCCCGGCCAGATGCGCGAGCGGCTGATCGGCTTCTTCGACCTGAATTCCGTTGGCACGGAAGGCGACAGCGTGCGTGTGCTGTTGCAGGTGCTCGGTGCGGCGTGTGCGCCGGGTTCGCCGTATCAGGACTACGCGAATGCCGCGATCGCCACCTTCGTCACCGAGCTCGCCGCCGCGTTGCGCCGCACCGGTCCGGCCGAGCGCGCCGAGGTGGTGGCGACCCTGCTCGTGTCCGGGCTGCGCGGGATCATCCAGGACCGGGTGATCACCGGCGATCGGGAACGCACGGGACTGGCCGCGCGCGCCCTCATCGACGCGGTGCTGCCAGTGCGCTGA
- a CDS encoding acyl-CoA dehydrogenase family protein gives MSFIETEEQTALRAAVASLASKYNYRDYVLPLSRKNEPLTELWDEAGKLGFLGVNLPEEFGGGGAGMYELALVQEELSAQGAGLLLMVVSPAICGTIITKYGTDAQKQNWLPKLADGSSKMVFAITEPDAGSNSHQITTTARRDGDDWILNGRKIFISGVDQAEAILVVSRTEDHKTGKLKPALFIVPVDAPGLVKNVQEMDVIEPDHQYTLFFDDVRLPADALVGSEDAALAQLFAGLNPERIMGSAMAIGLGRYAIDRAVEYAKERTVWKTPIGAHQGISHPLAQIKIELELAKLMMQKAATLYDSGDEFGAAEAANMAKYAAAEASIKALDQAIQTHGGSGLTKEVGLSAMLQAARIMRIAPVSREMILNFVSQHSLGLPRSY, from the coding sequence ATGAGCTTCATCGAAACCGAAGAGCAGACCGCGCTGCGGGCGGCCGTCGCGTCGCTGGCGAGCAAGTACAACTACCGCGACTACGTGCTGCCGCTCTCGCGCAAGAACGAGCCGCTCACCGAACTGTGGGACGAGGCGGGCAAGCTCGGCTTCCTCGGCGTGAACCTGCCCGAGGAATTCGGCGGCGGCGGCGCGGGCATGTACGAGCTGGCGCTGGTGCAGGAGGAGCTGTCGGCGCAGGGCGCCGGTCTGCTGCTGATGGTGGTCTCCCCGGCCATCTGCGGCACCATCATCACCAAGTACGGCACCGACGCGCAGAAACAGAACTGGCTGCCCAAGCTGGCCGACGGCTCGTCGAAGATGGTCTTCGCCATCACCGAACCCGACGCCGGTTCCAACTCGCACCAGATCACCACCACCGCCCGTCGTGACGGCGACGACTGGATCCTCAACGGCCGCAAGATCTTCATCTCCGGTGTCGATCAGGCCGAGGCCATCCTGGTGGTCTCGCGCACCGAGGACCACAAGACGGGCAAGCTCAAGCCCGCGCTGTTCATCGTGCCGGTCGACGCGCCTGGCCTGGTGAAGAACGTCCAGGAGATGGACGTGATCGAGCCCGACCACCAGTACACCCTGTTCTTCGACGATGTGCGCCTGCCCGCCGACGCCCTCGTCGGCTCCGAGGACGCGGCCCTGGCCCAGCTGTTCGCCGGGCTGAACCCCGAGCGCATCATGGGCTCGGCCATGGCTATCGGCCTGGGCCGCTACGCCATCGACCGCGCGGTCGAGTACGCCAAGGAGCGCACGGTCTGGAAGACGCCGATCGGTGCGCACCAGGGCATTTCGCATCCGCTGGCGCAGATCAAGATCGAGCTGGAACTGGCGAAGCTGATGATGCAGAAGGCCGCGACGCTCTACGACTCCGGCGACGAGTTCGGTGCCGCCGAGGCCGCCAACATGGCCAAGTACGCGGCGGCCGAGGCCAGCATCAAGGCCCTCGACCAGGCGATCCAGACCCACGGCGGGTCGGGTCTGACCAAGGAGGTGGGGTTGTCGGCGATGCTGCAGGCGGCGCGCATCATGCGCATCGCGCCAGTTAGCCGCGAGATGATTCTGAACTTCGTTTCGCAGCATTCGCTCGGGTTGCCGCGTTCGTATTGA
- the thiD gene encoding bifunctional hydroxymethylpyrimidine kinase/phosphomethylpyrimidine kinase gives MKMLPLPPDGQTPVRALTIAGTDSGGGAGIQADSRTMALCGVHACVAVAAVTVQNTLGVSGFHEIPPNVVADQVRVVVRDIGIGAAKTGMLASTAIIEAVAGVCRELGIGRDGDIPLVVDPVAASMHGDPLLHAEALDAVRNTLIPLATVVTPNLDEVRLITGIEVVDDATARKAAEALHALGAQWSIVKGGHLRASEFSTDLLYDGDTFREFTAPRIATGNDHGGGDTLAAAIASALANGYPVPDAVEFAKEWTHRCLSASYDLGAGHGPVSPLWRLHEDA, from the coding sequence GTGAAGATGTTGCCGCTGCCCCCCGATGGCCAGACCCCCGTTCGCGCGCTCACCATCGCGGGCACCGACTCCGGTGGCGGCGCCGGAATCCAGGCCGACTCCCGGACCATGGCGCTGTGCGGAGTGCACGCCTGCGTGGCGGTTGCCGCGGTGACGGTGCAGAACACGCTGGGCGTCAGCGGTTTTCACGAGATCCCGCCGAATGTCGTCGCCGATCAGGTGCGCGTGGTCGTGCGCGATATCGGTATCGGCGCGGCCAAGACCGGCATGCTGGCATCCACCGCCATCATCGAAGCCGTCGCCGGGGTGTGCCGCGAACTCGGTATCGGCCGCGACGGCGACATCCCGCTGGTCGTCGACCCGGTCGCCGCGTCCATGCACGGCGACCCGCTGCTGCACGCCGAGGCGCTCGACGCGGTCCGCAACACCCTGATCCCGCTGGCCACCGTGGTCACCCCGAACCTCGACGAGGTCCGGCTGATCACCGGCATCGAGGTGGTCGACGACGCCACCGCGCGCAAAGCCGCCGAGGCGCTGCACGCGCTCGGCGCGCAGTGGTCGATCGTCAAGGGCGGGCACCTGCGCGCCTCGGAGTTCAGCACCGACCTGCTCTACGACGGCGACACCTTCCGCGAGTTCACCGCACCGCGCATCGCCACCGGCAACGATCACGGCGGCGGCGACACCCTGGCCGCGGCCATCGCCAGCGCCCTCGCCAACGGATACCCGGTACCCGACGCGGTGGAGTTCGCCAAGGAGTGGACCCACCGCTGCCTGTCCGCCTCCTACGATCTCGGCGCAGGCCACGGGCCCGTGTCACCCCTGTGGCGGTTGCACGAGGACGCCTAG
- a CDS encoding enoyl-CoA hydratase family protein: MSDSGDTPYVRYEVVDGFATLTFDSPHNRNALSSKLVRELVAGLDAAATDPTVRGIVLTHTGDTFCAGADLKEASTADPAVAADERTRVMIDVLRGILTSPKPVIAQIDGNVRAGGMGIIGACDLVVAGPGSSFALTEVRIGMAPFMISLTLVPRLDQRAAGRYFLTGEKFDAATAQEIGLVTVAVADAAAEVERLAGELRKGSPQGLAESKKLVNATLLATFDAEAEALAQRSAGFFGTPEVIEGMTAFFQKRPPSWAQ; this comes from the coding sequence ATGAGTGATTCTGGTGATACGCCGTACGTGCGCTACGAAGTCGTCGATGGATTCGCGACGTTGACGTTTGATTCCCCGCACAACCGTAATGCGCTCTCGTCCAAGCTCGTTCGCGAGCTGGTGGCCGGATTGGACGCGGCGGCAACCGATCCCACCGTACGGGGGATCGTGCTCACCCACACCGGCGACACTTTCTGCGCCGGGGCCGACCTCAAGGAGGCGAGCACCGCCGATCCCGCGGTGGCCGCCGACGAGCGCACCCGCGTGATGATCGACGTGCTGCGCGGCATCCTCACCTCGCCCAAGCCGGTCATCGCGCAGATCGACGGCAATGTCCGGGCCGGTGGCATGGGCATCATCGGTGCCTGCGATCTCGTCGTGGCCGGGCCGGGCAGCAGTTTCGCGCTCACCGAGGTGCGGATCGGGATGGCGCCGTTCATGATCTCGCTCACCCTGGTGCCGCGCCTTGACCAGCGCGCGGCCGGGCGCTACTTCCTCACCGGCGAGAAGTTCGACGCCGCGACCGCGCAGGAGATCGGGCTGGTCACCGTGGCGGTCGCCGATGCCGCCGCCGAGGTCGAACGCCTTGCCGGCGAACTGCGCAAGGGTTCGCCGCAGGGTCTGGCCGAGTCCAAGAAGCTGGTCAACGCGACCCTGCTGGCCACCTTCGACGCCGAGGCCGAGGCGCTCGCGCAGCGCTCGGCGGGCTTCTTCGGCACCCCCGAGGTGATCGAGGGTATGACGGCCTTCTTCCAGAAGCGCCCGCCCAGCTGGGCACAATAG
- a CDS encoding VOC family protein: MNWTLEVVIVPVSDIDRAKRFYAERLGFVVDHDTVVGDDIRVVQLTPPGSGCSIVIGKGAVPEMPPGSLKGLQLVVPDIEQAHAELVARGVEVTDVQVLGQNPAEAPHPLDNVGFVFFSDPDGNGWAVQQISSRARESSS; this comes from the coding sequence GTGAACTGGACTCTGGAAGTCGTGATCGTCCCGGTCTCCGATATCGACCGGGCCAAGCGGTTCTACGCCGAGCGTCTCGGCTTCGTCGTCGACCACGACACGGTGGTCGGCGACGACATCCGCGTCGTGCAACTCACCCCGCCCGGCTCCGGCTGTTCGATCGTGATCGGCAAGGGCGCGGTGCCCGAGATGCCGCCCGGCTCGCTGAAGGGTCTGCAGCTCGTCGTGCCCGACATCGAGCAGGCGCACGCGGAGTTGGTGGCGCGCGGTGTCGAGGTCACCGACGTGCAGGTACTGGGCCAGAACCCCGCCGAAGCGCCGCATCCGCTCGACAATGTGGGCTTCGTCTTCTTCAGCGATCCCGACGGCAACGGCTGGGCTGTGCAACAGATCTCGAGCCGCGCGCGCGAATCCTCGAGCTGA
- a CDS encoding TetR/AcrR family transcriptional regulator: MATPHEPKQDRSRATRQRLLEATIDCLAETGWAAATVSVVAERAGVSRGAAQHHFPTREDLITGALEYMFDTRMDQSTAEAAAISGVAEGEGRTRAVVSGLVESYTSPLFKAALQVWTHAAADPALRERIVPLEARFGRIAHRRAVEALGVDDSNPVNHHLVQATLDLARGLGLADVLTDDSARRKLIVDQWASTLHAALDNPS, from the coding sequence ATGGCGACACCCCACGAACCCAAGCAGGACCGCAGCCGGGCCACCCGGCAGCGGCTGCTGGAGGCGACCATCGACTGCCTGGCCGAGACCGGCTGGGCAGCCGCCACCGTGTCGGTGGTCGCCGAACGGGCCGGGGTGTCACGCGGGGCCGCCCAGCACCATTTCCCCACCCGCGAGGACCTGATCACCGGCGCGCTCGAGTACATGTTCGACACCCGCATGGACCAGTCCACCGCCGAGGCGGCCGCGATCAGCGGGGTCGCCGAGGGGGAGGGCCGCACCCGCGCCGTGGTCTCCGGCCTGGTCGAGTCCTACACCTCACCGCTGTTCAAAGCCGCCCTCCAGGTCTGGACCCACGCCGCCGCCGACCCTGCCCTGCGCGAACGCATCGTCCCCCTCGAGGCCCGCTTCGGCCGCATCGCCCACCGCCGCGCCGTCGAAGCGCTCGGGGTCGACGACTCGAACCCGGTCAACCATCACCTCGTCCAGGCCACCCTCGACCTGGCCCGCGGCCTCGGCCTCGCCGACGTCCTCACCGACGACTCGGCGCGGCGCAAATTGATCGTCGACCAGTGGGCATCGACGCTGCACGCGGCCCTCGACAACCCCAGCTGA
- a CDS encoding epoxide hydrolase family protein, with product MTHTATVTPFHIEIPQARLDDLADRLRRALYPHELPGVGDAYGVPADRVRTLATYWLEEFDWRALESELNAYPQFTTEIDGETIHFLHIRSARPDATPVILTHGWPGSILEFLDLIAPLTDPESAADPAFHLVIPSLPGFGFSGPTRSTGWNRYRTARAWAELMARLGYERYGAIGNDAGSMVSPEIGRIAPQNVVGVHVTQLFSFPSGDPAEFEGLSEADMAALQHLQWFHENKMSFNTLHSQQPQTLAYALADSPVGLLGWNAQLFGESLDPRFVIANVALYWLTATAGSSLRFYYEDAHTSEHPSEPTTVPTGLAMFAGDFQSIRRFAERDHRNIVSWNTYDPGAAQGDTNGAAGHYAAHEAPEVLVGDIRRFFAGLA from the coding sequence ATGACCCACACGGCCACCGTCACCCCGTTCCACATCGAGATCCCCCAGGCCCGCCTCGACGACCTCGCCGACCGCCTGCGCCGTGCGCTGTACCCGCACGAGCTGCCCGGCGTCGGCGACGCCTACGGCGTCCCGGCCGATCGAGTCCGCACCCTGGCCACCTACTGGCTGGAGGAATTCGACTGGCGTGCACTGGAATCCGAACTCAACGCCTACCCGCAGTTCACCACCGAGATCGACGGCGAGACCATCCACTTCCTGCACATCCGCTCCGCGCGCCCCGATGCCACGCCGGTGATCCTCACCCACGGCTGGCCGGGCTCGATCCTGGAATTCCTCGACCTCATCGCGCCGCTCACCGACCCGGAATCAGCCGCCGATCCCGCCTTCCACCTGGTCATCCCGTCGCTGCCCGGTTTCGGCTTCTCCGGACCGACCCGCAGCACCGGCTGGAACCGCTACCGGACCGCTCGCGCCTGGGCCGAGCTGATGGCCCGGCTCGGCTACGAGCGCTACGGCGCCATCGGCAACGACGCCGGCTCGATGGTGTCGCCGGAGATCGGCCGGATCGCGCCGCAGAACGTGGTCGGCGTGCACGTCACCCAGCTGTTCTCGTTCCCGTCCGGCGACCCCGCCGAGTTCGAGGGCCTGTCCGAGGCGGACATGGCGGCGCTGCAACATCTGCAGTGGTTCCACGAGAACAAGATGTCGTTCAACACGCTGCACAGCCAGCAGCCGCAGACCCTGGCCTACGCGCTGGCCGACTCGCCGGTCGGGCTGCTCGGCTGGAACGCTCAGCTGTTCGGCGAATCGCTGGACCCGCGTTTCGTCATCGCGAACGTGGCGCTGTACTGGCTCACCGCAACGGCGGGCTCCTCGCTGCGCTTCTACTACGAGGACGCCCACACCAGCGAGCACCCGAGCGAGCCGACGACCGTACCGACCGGGCTGGCGATGTTCGCGGGCGACTTCCAGTCGATCCGTCGCTTCGCCGAGCGCGATCACCGCAATATCGTCAGCTGGAACACCTACGACCCCGGCGCGGCGCAGGGCGACACGAACGGCGCGGCCGGGCACTATGCCGCGCACGAGGCGCCCGAGGTGCTGGTCGGCGACATTCGCCGATTCTTCGCCGGGCTCGCCTGA
- a CDS encoding SRPBCC domain-containing protein, with product MGFPDQIARTVELAHPPAKVWAAITTAEGLGTWFGNTATIDLRPGGSAQMKWDAGDTANMRVERVEEPNVFGFTWHIYGLPEDDPRRTYVEFTLEPVDTGTRLTVVETGFAQLAGDEYQVAYGGNTDGWKSELGELVEYLDAA from the coding sequence ATGGGATTCCCTGATCAGATCGCGCGCACCGTCGAGCTCGCCCATCCGCCCGCCAAGGTCTGGGCGGCGATCACCACCGCCGAAGGGTTGGGCACGTGGTTCGGCAACACGGCCACCATCGACCTGCGGCCCGGTGGGTCGGCGCAGATGAAGTGGGATGCCGGGGATACGGCGAACATGCGGGTGGAGCGCGTCGAGGAGCCGAATGTGTTCGGGTTCACCTGGCACATCTACGGCCTGCCCGAGGACGACCCGCGCCGCACCTACGTGGAGTTCACGCTCGAACCGGTCGACACCGGAACGCGGCTCACGGTCGTGGAGACCGGCTTCGCCCAGCTGGCCGGGGACGAATACCAGGTGGCCTACGGCGGCAACACCGACGGCTGGAAGAGTGAACTGGGTGAACTGGTCGAATACCTCGATGCGGCCTGA
- a CDS encoding class I SAM-dependent methyltransferase — translation MTETVPTAEQYWENFYREREQVWTGNPNPLLVREVHGLSPGTVLDLGCGEGADAIWLAEQGWRVTAVDVSATAMARGEQRAAAAGLTIAWERHDLRATFPAGSFDLVSAQFLHSPVELPDERAGILRSAAAAVAPGGVLIVGGHAGWPSWADTPPHDYAFPTVEQVLEQLELAPGQWQVDTAELVHSASTSPDGVVGERADSVIRVHRT, via the coding sequence ATGACCGAGACCGTACCCACCGCCGAACAGTACTGGGAAAACTTCTACCGCGAACGCGAACAGGTCTGGACCGGCAACCCCAATCCCCTGCTCGTCCGCGAGGTGCACGGCCTGAGTCCGGGGACCGTGCTCGATCTCGGGTGCGGCGAGGGCGCCGACGCGATCTGGCTGGCCGAGCAGGGCTGGCGGGTGACCGCTGTCGACGTCTCGGCCACGGCCATGGCCCGCGGCGAGCAGCGCGCGGCGGCGGCCGGGCTGACGATCGCCTGGGAGCGCCACGACCTGCGGGCCACCTTCCCCGCCGGATCCTTCGACCTGGTCTCCGCGCAGTTCCTGCACTCGCCGGTGGAGCTCCCCGACGAGCGCGCCGGGATTCTGCGCTCGGCCGCGGCCGCCGTCGCACCGGGTGGGGTGCTGATCGTCGGCGGGCACGCGGGCTGGCCGAGCTGGGCGGACACGCCCCCGCACGACTACGCCTTCCCGACCGTCGAGCAGGTGCTCGAGCAGCTCGAGCTCGCGCCTGGTCAATGGCAGGTCGACACCGCCGAGCTCGTCCACAGCGCCTCGACCAGCCCCGACGGCGTCGTCGGCGAGCGGGCCGACAGCGTGATCCGCGTGCATCGCACCTGA
- a CDS encoding TetR/AcrR family transcriptional regulator — protein sequence MAQQTEPADQPRLSGRKAQAARNNELILDAARAVFLDDPTAPIAAVAERAGVGISALYRRYPSKEVLLRTLCYEGLRQYNAEADAALEDSDGWRGLVGFLERVVEADVHSLAVHLAGTFTPDDSLVPEVIHAGEAAEELIRRAHATGRLRADFTALDLALVLDACAAVGVPDPVRTAQLRKRLLAVLVDGMSATGELPGPAPAVGEFAWRWERRA from the coding sequence ATGGCACAGCAGACCGAACCCGCAGATCAGCCCCGCCTGTCCGGCCGCAAGGCGCAGGCCGCGCGCAACAACGAGCTGATCCTCGACGCCGCCAGGGCCGTGTTCCTGGACGATCCGACCGCGCCGATCGCGGCCGTGGCCGAGCGCGCGGGCGTCGGGATCAGCGCGCTCTACCGCCGATACCCGAGCAAGGAAGTGCTGCTGCGCACCCTGTGTTACGAAGGGCTGCGCCAGTACAACGCCGAAGCCGATGCGGCGCTGGAGGATTCGGATGGCTGGCGCGGGCTGGTCGGGTTCCTGGAAAGAGTGGTCGAGGCCGATGTGCACTCGCTCGCGGTGCACCTGGCAGGCACTTTCACCCCCGACGACTCGCTCGTGCCGGAGGTGATCCACGCGGGCGAGGCCGCCGAGGAACTGATTCGCCGCGCACACGCCACCGGCAGGCTGCGCGCCGACTTCACCGCGCTGGACCTGGCCCTCGTGCTCGACGCGTGCGCCGCCGTCGGCGTGCCCGATCCCGTACGCACCGCGCAACTGCGCAAACGCCTGCTCGCCGTGCTCGTCGACGGCATGAGCGCCACGGGCGAGCTGCCCGGACCGGCGCCGGCCGTGGGCGAATTCGCCTGGCGCTGGGAGCGGCGGGCCTGA
- a CDS encoding GTP-binding protein — MTITPPSTSLPVTVLSGFLGAGKTTLLNHILANRDGRRVAVIVNDMSEVNIDAALIAGQGHLDRTEEKLVELTNGCICCTLREDLIEAVARLARAGRFDQLVIESTGISEPMPVAATFDWEFEDGFRLGEIARLDTMVTVVDASTFLAELVRGDGLAERDLEAGEGDSRTIADLLVDQVEFADVLLINKTDLVSANAAATVEATVRRLNPRAHILRAEKGVVDLSEVLGTGRYNPVVAAEAEGWAEELAGGHTPETEEYGISSLTFVADRPFHPQRLAAALERLRGMLRSKGFCWIASRPELAAIWSQAGPNLTFEPGAWWSALEVPAGQEIVFIGVRLDAAGLRRELDAALLTDAEFAAGAGVWTSYPDPFPAWGELHEHH; from the coding sequence GTGACCATCACCCCGCCTTCCACGTCCCTGCCCGTCACCGTGCTGTCCGGCTTCCTCGGCGCGGGTAAGACCACCCTGCTCAACCACATCCTCGCCAACCGCGACGGGCGCCGGGTCGCGGTGATCGTCAACGACATGAGCGAGGTCAACATCGACGCGGCGCTGATCGCCGGCCAGGGGCATCTCGATCGCACCGAGGAGAAGCTGGTCGAACTCACCAACGGCTGCATCTGCTGCACCTTGCGGGAGGACCTGATCGAGGCCGTCGCGCGCCTGGCCCGCGCGGGCCGGTTCGACCAGTTGGTGATCGAGTCGACGGGCATCTCCGAACCCATGCCGGTGGCGGCCACCTTCGACTGGGAGTTCGAGGATGGCTTCCGCCTCGGCGAGATCGCCCGCCTCGACACCATGGTGACCGTCGTCGACGCCTCGACCTTCCTGGCCGAACTGGTCCGCGGCGACGGCCTGGCCGAGCGTGATCTCGAAGCGGGCGAGGGCGATTCGCGCACTATCGCCGACCTGCTGGTCGACCAGGTGGAGTTCGCCGATGTGCTGCTGATCAACAAGACCGATCTGGTGAGCGCCAATGCCGCGGCCACCGTCGAGGCGACGGTGCGCAGGCTCAACCCGCGCGCGCACATCCTGCGCGCCGAGAAAGGCGTGGTCGACCTGAGCGAGGTGCTCGGTACCGGGCGCTACAACCCGGTGGTGGCCGCCGAGGCCGAGGGCTGGGCCGAGGAGCTGGCCGGCGGGCACACGCCCGAGACCGAGGAATACGGCATCAGCAGCCTGACCTTCGTCGCCGATCGGCCGTTCCATCCGCAGCGCCTGGCCGCCGCGCTCGAGCGCTTGCGCGGGATGCTGCGCAGCAAGGGGTTCTGCTGGATCGCCAGTCGTCCCGAGCTGGCCGCCATCTGGTCGCAGGCCGGGCCGAATCTGACCTTCGAGCCCGGTGCCTGGTGGTCGGCGCTCGAGGTTCCCGCCGGCCAGGAGATCGTGTTCATCGGCGTGCGCCTCGACGCGGCGGGACTGCGCCGCGAACTCGACGCCGCCCTGCTCACCGATGCCGAGTTCGCCGCGGGTGCCGGGGTGTGGACCAGCTACCCGGATCCGTTCCCAGCCTGGGGCGAGTTGCACGAACATCACTGA